The genomic segment GGAAATAGGCGAGGGCGGCGGCCAGCAGCACCAGGCCGATCGGCAGCGGCGCGAACATGTTCAACGATTCCAGCGTCGCCGAGCCCGAGGGCAGGTTGGCGTTGGCCGCGGTCAGCAGATCGTTGAGCAGGATCAATGGCGAGGAGCCGACCATCGTCAGCGTGCCGCCCATGATGATGGCCACACAGATCGGCAGCAGCATCTGTGCCAGACGCAGACCCGAGCGAGAGGCCAGACGCGCGGCGACCGGCATGTACAGCGCCATCACCGACGGGTTCTGCATCACCGAGGAATTGAGGCCGGCGATACCGGCGGTCAGCATCAGCAGCCGGTCTTCCTGGCCTTTGGCCCGCCGCAGCAGCCAGCCCGCGAGGCGGTTTAGTGCGCCGGTGCGGTCGAGCCCCATGCCGAGGATCATCGTGGCGATTACGCTGATCGTCGCGTTCGACGAGAACCCGTTGAACACGTCTTCCGGCGCGACCAGACCGGTCAGCCCCAGCATCACCAGGACCACCAGCGCCACCAGATCCGCGCGCACGCGCTGGAACACGAACAGCACCATCGTCAGGCCCACGAGGGCCAGGACGATCTTCATGTCGGTGGTGAGGGCGAGCGCGGTGTCCATCAGGGTCGCAGGCCGTCCTGGCCATCGGTGACGCGTGGAGCGGGGCGGGCGCAGGCCATCGGCAACAGACTGCGCGGCGCCGCGTGCAGCGGATGTCGAACCCGGCGTCCTGGGGCCCGTGTCACGGCACTAGCGTCCGGCGTCGTCTTCGGCGACGCGGTCATACAGCAGATCCCAGACGCCGTGTCCGAGCTTCTGCCCGCGGGTTTCGAAATGGGTCTGCGGCCGCCACGGCGGACGTGGCACGTGGCCCCGTGGACCGGCGCGATTGCGCAGGCCGGGCGTCGCGTCGAGCACGTCCCACATCTGCTCGGCGTAATCGGCCCAGTCGGTCGCCAGATGCAGGCGGCCGTCAGGGTTCAGCTTGCGCACCAGCAGCGCGGCGAACTCCGGCTTCACCAGCCGGCGTTTGTTGTGGCGCTTCTTGTGCCAGGGATCCGGGAAATAGATGCGGATCTCGTCGAGCGCGCCGTCGGCGATCTCGTGTTCCAGCACCTCAACCGCGTCGTGGTGATACACGCGGACGTTGCCGTTGCCGTCTTCGGTCAGCGCATTGAGCACGCGGCCGACGCCCGGCGCATGCACTTCGATGCCGATGTGATCGCGCGCGGGATCCAGCTGCACCGAATGACGCAGGGCCGT from the Luteimonas fraxinea genome contains:
- the trmB gene encoding tRNA (guanosine(46)-N7)-methyltransferase TrmB, whose translation is MTNPFSSEGAKAPPKPFTATEGRREIRSFVLRQGRFTPAQQRAFDDAWPKFGLDYQGTPRDFDAAFGRSAPRIVEIGFGNGTALRHSVQLDPARDHIGIEVHAPGVGRVLNALTEDGNGNVRVYHHDAVEVLEHEIADGALDEIRIYFPDPWHKKRHNKRRLVKPEFAALLVRKLNPDGRLHLATDWADYAEQMWDVLDATPGLRNRAGPRGHVPRPPWRPQTHFETRGQKLGHGVWDLLYDRVAEDDAGR